The Marinilongibacter aquaticus genome has a window encoding:
- a CDS encoding DUF1460 domain-containing protein: MPKKPFYYLVFLLLSLVFNTQAQTQEGSDALITTLTQNLEGQSEGEKMVTIAKRLLGKPYLAFTLESPEEHLICRMDGFDCYTLVETVLALSKVATYQEPNLADFREMMTNLRYRDGEINGYTSRIHYFFEWTKHAEDLGFVEDLTPELGSPKPKPINFMSTHRQYYSAFKTNNKIWNDVKAMEANLADYDFYQLTPADLKRVADQIQSGDIIAFTSNINGLDVNHEAIAYRENGELKFIHASSELKKVVIADETILQYINRIKKHEGLMVLRVL, from the coding sequence ATGCCTAAAAAGCCATTCTATTACCTTGTCTTTTTATTGCTCAGCTTGGTCTTCAATACCCAAGCACAAACCCAAGAAGGTAGCGACGCCCTGATCACCACACTTACGCAAAATCTCGAAGGGCAAAGCGAAGGAGAAAAAATGGTGACCATTGCCAAACGCCTGCTCGGAAAGCCTTATCTGGCTTTTACGCTCGAATCGCCCGAAGAACATCTGATTTGCCGCATGGACGGATTCGATTGCTACACTTTGGTCGAAACGGTATTGGCCTTGTCGAAAGTGGCCACCTACCAAGAGCCCAACTTGGCCGATTTCAGAGAAATGATGACCAATCTTCGTTATCGCGATGGAGAAATCAACGGGTACACTTCGCGTATTCATTATTTCTTCGAGTGGACGAAGCATGCCGAAGATTTGGGTTTTGTTGAGGACCTTACGCCAGAATTGGGTTCACCCAAACCCAAGCCAATCAATTTCATGAGTACACATCGCCAGTATTATTCGGCATTTAAAACCAACAATAAAATATGGAACGATGTGAAAGCCATGGAGGCCAATTTGGCCGATTACGATTTCTATCAATTGACTCCCGCTGACCTGAAACGTGTGGCCGATCAAATTCAATCGGGCGATATTATAGCTTTCACTTCCAATATCAACGGTTTGGATGTGAACCACGAAGCCATTGCTTACCGTGAAAATGGCGAACTGAAATTCATCCACGCTTCTTCAGAACTGAAAAAAGTGGTGATCGCCGACGAAACCATTCTGCAGTATATCAACAGGATCAAAAAGCACGAAGGCCTAATGGTTTTGCGTGTACTTTAA